From a single Sporosarcina oncorhynchi genomic region:
- a CDS encoding DUF4184 family protein, with amino-acid sequence MPLTFAHPAVALPFSRNSKYVNFLALVLGSMAPDFEYFLRGKPNGEIGHTFVGFLVLNLPIVLIVYFVYLTYIHKALFSHLPSILQDTYSQKVDSSRWLKAVVFLYSALFGMLTHVVWDSFTHVSGYMVKKLSFLSNTVHFLSFDIPIFKILQHGSTLVGIALIIGYMYFRTAKNRCTRNKTATSQQKIIYWGLIALLAAFLFGSWSFYDEVSIKLYGVLVVRIIDSALISLLLVSLIFNVLNKMKMGSSLFNRFY; translated from the coding sequence ATGCCGTTGACTTTTGCACACCCGGCAGTAGCCTTGCCTTTTTCAAGAAATAGTAAGTACGTTAATTTTTTAGCACTTGTTTTGGGAAGTATGGCGCCAGATTTCGAGTATTTTCTTAGAGGGAAGCCGAATGGTGAGATTGGTCATACATTTGTTGGTTTTTTAGTCTTAAATCTTCCGATCGTTCTAATCGTCTATTTCGTTTATCTTACATATATTCATAAGGCGTTATTTAGCCATCTGCCATCTATACTGCAAGATACTTACTCACAAAAGGTAGACTCTTCTAGGTGGTTAAAAGCGGTTGTGTTTTTATATTCTGCATTGTTTGGAATGCTAACCCATGTCGTCTGGGATTCGTTTACTCATGTAAGTGGTTATATGGTGAAGAAATTATCCTTTCTATCCAATACTGTTCATTTTTTGAGCTTTGACATTCCAATTTTCAAGATTCTCCAGCATGGTAGCACGCTTGTTGGTATCGCATTGATTATAGGATATATGTATTTTAGAACTGCAAAGAATAGATGTACTCGTAATAAGACCGCTACTTCACAGCAGAAAATCATTTACTGGGGCCTAATCGCTTTGTTGGCTGCATTTTTGTTCGGTTCATGGTCTTTTTATGATGAAGTTTCGATTAAACTTTATGGTGTTTTAGTTGTTCGAATCATAGACTCAGCATTGATTAGTTTGTTGCTTGTTTCATTGATCTTTAATGTCCTTAATAAGATGAAAATGGGCAGTTCTTTATTCAATAGATTTTATTAA
- a CDS encoding class I SAM-dependent methyltransferase: MTTNEWVIPFYKYQFEWLRDIESEMTSYLEKDAEKIEEQIGNNFESMLDIGAGIGSIARALDARGISMTTLELVPELVVASKLRSPKTIDVHLGDFYTYTFPTQFDVVSYFDGFGIGTDDDQLMLLNRMKTWMKDDGCALIDIYTPDYWRTIAAGQKMKIDDAERIYSFDEENCRMIDSWWHNENPEEVVTQSLRCYAIDEISAMCKKAGLTITGIFPGGAMDFDKWIYTETASLSSCLSYRIKLNKD, translated from the coding sequence ATGACAACTAACGAATGGGTCATCCCCTTTTATAAATATCAATTTGAATGGTTACGTGACATTGAATCGGAAATGACTAGTTACTTGGAGAAAGATGCAGAGAAAATCGAAGAGCAGATTGGCAACAATTTCGAATCAATGCTTGATATTGGTGCAGGAATCGGCAGTATCGCCAGGGCTTTGGACGCTCGTGGTATCTCGATGACTACGTTGGAACTAGTCCCTGAATTAGTCGTTGCTTCAAAACTTCGTTCACCGAAAACGATTGACGTTCATCTCGGCGATTTTTACACATATACGTTTCCTACCCAATTTGACGTCGTCAGCTATTTCGACGGCTTTGGCATCGGTACGGATGACGACCAACTGATGCTTCTGAATCGGATGAAAACCTGGATGAAAGATGACGGCTGCGCACTCATTGACATCTATACCCCAGACTACTGGCGCACCATTGCAGCTGGGCAAAAGATGAAGATTGACGATGCGGAACGTATCTATTCATTTGATGAGGAAAACTGTCGAATGATCGACAGCTGGTGGCATAATGAAAACCCCGAAGAAGTCGTTACACAATCGTTGCGTTGTTATGCAATCGACGAGATAAGTGCGATGTGCAAAAAAGCCGGACTGACAATCACTGGCATTTTCCCAGGTGGCGCTATGGATTTCGATAAATGGATATATACAGAGACAGCCTCTCTCTCCAGCTGTCTTTCCTATCGAATCAAACTAAATAAAGACTAG